From Thunnus albacares chromosome 22, fThuAlb1.1, whole genome shotgun sequence, the proteins below share one genomic window:
- the LOC122974472 gene encoding L-selectin-like: protein MQWSLFLLILMGSFLTCQLYEYHFIEKQKTWYDAQKYCKEKYTDLATVYDMTDVRRLCKFKENQQEAWIGLHNMPGTGNIEWYPSSVENNEHGPIGSRGQENDERCLRIKLHDGHLDWVALPCTQSYRSICHDGENSCDPILYIFVF from the exons ATGCAGTGGAGTCTGTTTCTGCTCATTCTGATGG gTTCCTTTTTAACATGTCAACTATATGAGTACCACTTTATTGAAAAGCAAAAGACCTGGTATGATGCCCAGAAGTACTGCAAAGAGAAATATACAGATCTGGCCACAGTGTATGACATGACAGACGTGAGGAGACTCTGTAAGTTCAAAGAGAATCAACAGGAAGCCTGGATTGGACTGCACAACATGCCAGGCACAGGAAACATAGAGTGGTACCCGTCTTCAGTGGAGAACAATGAACATGGGCCAATAGGGAGTCGTGGACAAGAAAATGATGAGAGATGTTTGCGGATAAAGCTACATGATGGTCACTTAGACTGGGTGGCGCTCCCTTGTACTCAGTCTTATAGGTCTATCTGCCATGATGGTGAGAATAGTTGTGATCCTATTTTGTACATCTTTGTTTTCTAA